Part of the Lolium rigidum isolate FL_2022 chromosome 6, APGP_CSIRO_Lrig_0.1, whole genome shotgun sequence genome, CGCTCATGCTTCTTAGGCTCATGGCAAGTGAAACAGAAGGTGGATTGAACAGATGACAGTCGACGACGATTCCTTGCTTGGCAAGATCTTTGCATACCTGAAGGGCAAAACCAGCTCCCAACGAGTGCCCAGCAACAAAAACGTTTGTGCTCCCAAATCTATCAACTGCAGCCTTCAGTGCTTCTAAAGCGCCAGTGTATCTCACGGAACCTTTTAAGCTCTCCCAAACCAGGAAACGAAGATCGTCTTGCAGGTCTCTCTTGATTGTAGGTTTCTGCAGCAATGTTCCTCGGAGAGCTAACACTGCCCTTGGTGCGCCACTTGGTCTTAAGAGGATAAATTCAGACAATGCAGAAGCCCGATCCCACTCAAGAATGGCACCATATATTGAACCATCTCTCTCATCCACCAGTGTCTGTGTGACCTTGTACTTGAAGGACTTGCACCACTTTGGAGCAAGGCCATCCTCTTCTCCTTTCTGATCTTGCCTGTCTATTTCAAGAAGGTAGACTGCCTGAATGAAGCATGCCATCGCCATCCTTTTGTAATTTGGATCCTTCCTGCAAATGAGGCATTAGAAGAGTAAGGTCACATATACATCACATGGGTGTGTGTGTCAAAGTAAAGTTGGTGTTTCAGAGTTCAGAGCCACATTTATTGAAGTAAGAGCCAACTAAAGTTCCGAGAAAAGGAACATAAATCCTGTTTGAAATGGGTACTTCAACATTGGTATCAGACATTCAGGCTTCACATGAGTTACAGTTTGCAGTGATTATGTGTTTCCCAATCCCCACAAACTTCAGACTTCAGATTTGCTAATTTCTAATAGTGTTTCCCCAAAGCTCTGCAAGCTGGTGTCTGCTTGATGCTACAACATACTTGGCAGGAATAACCGATGTATATTTCTGTAGTTTGCAATTATTATGTGTTTCCCCCAATCCCCACAAACTTCAGACTTGGTAGTTCTGCAAGCTGGTGTCCCCTACATGCTAACATACGCTTGGCAGGCGTATGCTATGTATATTTCCCTTGCTTACTATTTTACATGATTATGGTACCTCTTTTCCACCGATTAGGTTGATGATACAATCTAAAATAGTTCATTTTTCTAACCTTGTTTATCTGGAAACTATGACCGACAGAGACACATGATTAGACTTTTCCCACGTCGCTGCGCTATTTAACATTGCATTAGCATACTAGAATCATGCTCCTCAAATACTCAGAATTAACCAACAAACTTGGCCTGCACAACACATAGCTTAATCTCGAAGCAAAACCAAGCTGGAAACCCAGAGCCATACTGCTAAACAAACAACGCGCGTTAACATAGCAGCAAAGTTCAGAACCAGGAAGGTACGCCGAGAATGCTATAAAATGGGAAGGTACTCCTATATGCCTACCAAGGGAGGACGAGCTGGTTCAAGGAAACTTAACTAGCTGGGTTCAAAGTTTGTCTATAAGAGCAAGACGCTGGCCCTAAGAAAAGGTGGGGAGCATGCGCAGGTCCATCGCCCACGAAACAGGAAACAGAATGGAGGGCAATCCTTTGTTTCTAGTCTTCTAACCTTTACTTGAAGGCATAGTACAACTAGAGAAACCTTACAAAAAAAGTAGAGAAACGTAATGACCTTCATCTAAAGTTACGAGAAAAAGGAACATAAATCCTGTTTGAAATGGGTACTACAACATGGTATCAGATATTCAGGCTTCACATGAGTTACAGTTTGCAATGATTATGTGTTTCCCAATCCCCACAAACTTCAGACTTGCTAATATCTAATAGTATTTCCCCAAAGCTCTGCAAGCTGGTGTCTACTTGATGCTATAACATACTTGGCAGGAATGACCGATGTATATTTCTGTAGTTTGCAGTTATTATGTGTTTCCTAATCCCCACAAACTTCAGACTTGCTaattttaatactccctccatcccccccccccaaaaaaaaagctGCTCAACATTTTCTAGATATCTAGAAAAAATTGAGCAGCTTTTTTAGGTACGCCCAAAGCTCTGCAAAGCTCGTGTCTGCTTCATGCCAACATATAAGCGATGCATACTTCTGTAGTTTACATGATTATGACACCTCATGTCCACCGATTAAGATTACAATCTAGAATATGTCGATTTCCCGATTAAGTTGTGCAAGCTGGTGTGCCCCTTTCATGCCGACATATTCTTGGCAGGAATATGCTATGTATATTTCCCTTGCTTACTATTTTACATGATTATGGTACCTCTTTTCCACCGATTAGGTTTATAAAATCTAGAATACATCATTTTTCTACCCTTGCTTATCTGGAAACTATGACCGACAAGGAACACATGATTAAACTTTTCCCACGTCGCTGAGCTATTTTACATTGCATTAGCATACTAGAATCATGCTCCTCAAATATACTCAGAATTAACCAACAAACTTGGCCTGCACAACAAGCTTAATCTCGAAGCAAAACCAAGCATGAAACCCAGAGCCATAATGCTACACTAGACAAACAGCACGTGTTAACATAGAAACAAAGTTCAGAACCAGGAAGGTACCCCGAGAATGCTGTAAAATGGGAAGCTACTCCTATATTCCTACCAAGGGAGGACGCGTTGGTTCAAGGAAACTTAACTAGCTGGGTTCAAAGTTTCCGTCTAAGAGCAAGATGCTGTCCCTAAGAAAAGGTGGGGGCATGTGCAGGTCCATTGCCCACGGAACAGGAAACAGAATGGAGGGCAATCCTTTGTTTCTTGCCATGAAACCTTTACTCGGAGGCATAGTAGAGCTAGAGCAACCTAATAAAAAAAAAGGTAGAGAAACGTAATGACCTTCATATCCCAGGTAACACCAGAATATCAGGAAATCACCACCCCACTATCCTTGAAGGTAGCCTGAAATGCAGTAAGTTTACATAGCGCCCTGTAAAGGGAATGAGACTGCAGACAACTTCCATCTCCTGAAATTTGTACTGCATCATACCACGGTGCACTGCAAATTGCATCTAGACCAGTGAAATGTGTGTGGTCCCGTGATTTAATAATCAACGAAAGCCGGCAAGTGTCATGTCGATTCTGGACAGTAAACTGGCTTGGCAGGATGAACATTGCAATTGGACGGCGGTTCGTAAGCCAAATCTCCTTCTACATCTCAGCAGTTGCCCAAATTGGCGAATCGCCGCAGGTTCAACGAATCCAGAGCACGTGCCCAACTCATACTCCCCGATACGATACACCCCGTCTCCATCCCAGAAGGAAACTAACTGCAAGGGAGGAAAGAATTACCAGCTGGATCTGATGATCTCCCTCCAGTTGGGCAGCGGCAGGTTGCGCGGGCCGGAGACGTGGAAGGCGTAGGGGTGGCCCTCGACCTGGGCGTCCGCCGCGGCCACCACCACGGCCTCGCCGCCGCACCTCCCCCCGCCCccgccctcctccaccaccaccatcacctcctcctccgcATCCGCCTTCACCGCCTCATCCACGACCGTCGCCAGGTCCATGGCCATCGCGGCGCGGACCAGCCCTCGCGTCCGGTCGTGCGGGGGAAGGAGAAGGCGTGGGGCGCGTGAGCGAATAATCTGCGGCAGCGGTCGAGCCGGCGCGGGGGAAGAGGACGAGAATGTCGTCAAGGCGGGGGGAGGGCGGCGCCGGAGGATTCGTGGGGACCGGGAGAGGGAGAGCGTGGTGGTGCTCGTGTGCGGGGCAAGTATATCTGGGATCTCGACGAGGAGGCAGCGCCCAACGGTCATGTTTTGGAAAGGGTATCAGAAACCGGGTTTAATGATGGAGACGTGGCTGGGGCAAAGTGGGGGTTTCAAGTATGCTTTCCTTGTTGGACTTGTTCCACCGTGCCCGGTTTACCAGAAATTTTGGTCGGGCGATTCGGGGTTTCGAGATTTCCAGAGAAAACTCCTGAAAATTGCCCGAAAACCCGAAATCTCGGGTAATCCCGAACGGCCCGATTTAGCACGGTGACGCGCGGACAAGTTGAggcagcggcggccggcgagaTGCGAGGGTTGAGGGTGGCCGCCGACTCGCCTCCGCCGAGCGCGTCTCGGGCGGTTGCTAGGTCGGGAGATCGGGGAGGGGGAGACGCCGGCGTGCGGCTGTGCGGTGAGTTGGGTCGAGCCGCCGCGCCGAGGAACGAGGAGAGGTCGTGGACTGCGGGAGTGCGGCGTGCGGCGGTGCGGCACGAACTGCCTGGCGTGCGTGCGTGTGACTGACTGTGTGGGCTATGCGGCCTGGGCCTGTGCGGGGCTGCTGGGTTCGAAATTTCACTACTGGGCTGGGCTAAAACTTCACAAAGTTTATATTCTTTTTTTGCGAGACACAGAGTTTATATTCGAAGGTTATAATACTGCAAACATGCCGTGAACTTGTTTAAGGTTATATACATGTAGACCCTATTTAGTGtacagatacatttaaatttaaatgAATCCTCGACAATTCTTTATGGATAGAGGGAATAGCATAAAATCACTACTTTTCAAGCTAAATTTTAACCTTGGTACCACCTTACTTTTGGTAGAAACAAACACCGCACTTTGTCGaggttttcgcaaaaaaaaacactAAACTCGCTCTAAGCACAAGTTGACAGCGATTCCGATAGTCAGGGCCGATGTGAGACAAAGGATTTGGGGAACGCTCGACACCCAATAGGGTTGGCGTTGgtttatatttatagtgtacaAGAGTTACAATACATGTACAAATACGGAAGCTATTATATACAGTCTAACAGCTGACATGGCTAAAAAAAATTAGGAGAGAGACATGTCCCATATGTCATAATAATTAAGAAAATCAAAACATTTGAAGAAAATGAAAGGAAATTGAAAATCTCGAAAAATGAACCGGGAGGTTCCTCCCAACTTACCCACCCCCACCAGCGCCGCCCATCCGCGAGGCAGGCCCATGACACCCTCCAATCCACATCTATGACGTCCTCACCACAGCCCTGATCGCGGCAAGGGCCACTGACTTGCGCCCGCTCGTAGCCAAGGAAAATCACTGCGTCGCCCCTGCTAGCAAACGAGTGTCATCTCCGTATACCATGCTTGTCGTCAAGGGAAAGTGACGTGCCATGCTCCGTACCCCTACTCGCTGCCGAGTAAATCCCAGCGCTGTCAACTTCATCGGGTTTGGAGAAGAACGCCAGATGGGGACTGGCTCGGCTCCGTCAGACGTTGTTGCTCCCTCGCGTCATCTCTTCACGCTTAACCGctccatcatcttcctcctcgatgAAAGAATCGATCCGGGGTGCGGTGAATCGATGGCCATGAACTCGTCTTCTCGAGCTCCGGCTGCCGCTTGTTGTCGCTATTTTCGTTGCATCTATGCTCCCCTTCCCTTGCTGGACCTCCGACGAAGCTCGGGGGATTTCTTGGTTCGGAAGGACCTCCTCCTGTCCTCCTTTGTGTCCCATAGCTCCTGCCCGCCGAGATCCGCCATCTTCTTTCGCTCCAGTGGTCATCCCCGTCCATGTCTAGCAGGAGGGAGGTTGGGGAAGGTGTGAGGAGGGGATGCCTCGTCGGAGTACGACGGTGGGAGTACTCCAGCGACAAGGGTGGCAGGTAGGCCAGTGATGGTGCCATAGAAgtgtcgtgggagtggatgatgaGAACCTCCCAATTCCCCTTTTTATATTtccgttttttcttttcttcaaatatttTGATCTTTATTAATCAGGTAAGTGAAGTGTGTCCTAGTATGTCAACAAATTGGCACCGATAGGTAGATCCCACCTATCAGTTTTCGTGTCAATTCGGATCAATATGTGATTAGTGGTTTTTTGCGAAAACCTCGACAAGATATAAATTTTTTCTACCGAAATATAAAGTGGTACTCCTACCGAATTTAAAAATTTGCCTGAAAAGCGTGATTTTATCTCCGAGGCTTTCCATTTAATTCGGGCTACACGGGGTGTTGTTCGATCGTGGTATGGAAGGAGTTGGCGGGCCGAGTCGAGCCCGGCCCACCTGAGTCATGTCATGGACGGCAATCTCTTTGTGACTTTGTCTGCATTGTGTTCAGAGACGGTAAATAAAAGGAAGGAATTCAGAAACTTGCGGCGCACACAGTCGAGCCCGGGGCCTCCAATATCCACCGCCCTCCAGATCCAGCCCGGATCCATCCAGAACTCGCCGtcctcccctccgactccgagATGCCACGCGCACCGAAGAACCGCGCCCCCGCCAAgcgcaagcgccgccgccgcccccgccgcggcAAGGGCGCGGCCGCCGACGCGCCCGACTGCTTCTCCAGCCTCCCCGACGACGTCCTGCTCGCCATCACCAGCCGCCTCCCGACccgcctcgtcgtctcgctctccGCCCTCTCCCACCGCTACCGCAACCTCCCCGCCATGCTGCCCCGCCTCGactccctcctcctccgcgcggcccCCTTCCCGCTCCCGCTGCCCGCCACCCCGccgcgcctcctccgccgcctcgacATCGCCCCGACCAAGCGCGTCAAGCCCTCCGacttccgccgcgccatcgagagcGCCGCCGACCACGGCGTCTCCGAGCTCGCCGTCCGCCTGCGCCGCCGCGTCTGCCTGCCCAAGCGCGTCTTCGCCATCCGCTCCCTCACCGTGCTCTCCCTCAACACCTGCGCCGTGCCGCGCCTctccgccgtcgcctgcgccgccCTCCGCACCCTCAAGCTCCACCGCGTCTTCGTCAAccaggacatcgtcaccgccatcctcTCCGCCGCCACCGGGCTCGACACGCTGGAGATGGTCTTCTGCACGGGCTTGATCGGCGGGTGCACCGTGGAGTCGTCCTCGGTGAAGACCTTCTTGTTTAGGCCAGCTCTCGAGCAGAAGGCCGTCACGCTGACCGCCACGGGGCTGAGGACGATCACGGTCTACACGCGACCCAAGACGCAGAAGGTGCAGCTGGCGCCTTCGCCCGATGTCAGGAAGGCATACCTGCACGTCGCCAAGTTCCGGGAGAAGATCTCCTTCAGGATGCGCCCGTTCTTGGATGCTGCCGCGCGCCTAGCTTGCCTCACTCTCAGAGGCTTTTCCATGCTGGTGAGCTCTCTTGCATCCATCATACGATCTAGTACTACTTAATTTATTACCTGCTGCATTGTGTTTCTCGCAATGTTAATTTATCTACATCTGGACTTGGTTGCTATCCATGATTAAATCACTGGTCAAAATATGCTTAGTCTTTAGATTGATGCCATCTGATGAATGAAAGCCACAGCAAGGCTACAGGTTCCTTGGTACTGATGTAGTATTGCAGATGTGTCCTTGCCTTGCCAGAAGCCAGTGATCCATGTAGGTCAAGCACTCAAACTGTGAAATCAGTCGAAAACTATTAATTAGTATAAACTTGAGTATTCATGGTTGTTATGCAGTAGGATTGTGACATCTGATAATTTGTAGATGCAGTGGAGGTACTTATGATACTTGGTATGATGCACTGAATTCTTATGTTTAACTGCTTCTGGTAAAGACGGTTCACTGATTCATGTAAATGTAACAAATAGAACTAAATTTATTGCTTGCTGCATTGTGTTTCTTGCAGTGTTAATTTGTCTAGATCTGTACTTGGTTGCTATCCATGATTAAATCACTGGTCACAATATGCTTAGTCATTAGATTGATGCCATCTGCTGAATGAAAGCCACAGCAAGGCTATCTCATCAACATCGGctgctgcaatttatgatgattgctTAATCTTATGGAGTGGTTTTGGTAGAGTTACGGTTGAGTATTGTAATAGGGAGGCCAACAAGGTTGCACATGAACTAGCTAGGAGTGCTTTAGTTTCAAATTCTTCATGTATTTGGGTGGAGGAACCCCCTAGTTTTATACTGAACGCTTTTGTAAAcgatgtaactatgtttgcaaatcAATAAAGCTAGCCGAATGACATTCCTTGAAAAAAAAGGCTACAGGTTCCTTGCTGATGTATTGCAGATGTGTCCTTGCCTTGCCAGAAGCCAGTGATCCATGTAGGTCAAGCACTCAAACTGTGAAAACAGTCGAACACTGTTAATTAGTATAAACTTGAGTAATGAACTTGATTCATGGTTGTTATGCAGTAGGATTGTGACATCTGATAATTTGTAGATGCAGTGGAGGTACTTATGATACTTGGTATGATGCATTGAATTTTTATGTTTAACTGCTTCTGGTAGTAAAGACGATTCACTGATTCATGTAAATGTAACAAATAGAACTTAATTATATTAAGCTTATCTGATCTGCAGATATGCTATCTCGTTTTTTAATCTCATATGTATTGTTGTGCCCTCATTCTTTGTAGCTGTTAGCTGATGAATATGAAGATACTGCCAAGTTGCCAGTTACATTTCAAGACTTGAGGACACTATCAGTGAGCTTGGATTTCTCGAGCGAATCAGAAGTTGTTCTCCTGGCGAAGCTGCTTGAGAGCTGTCCTAACCTACAACAGTTGACTGTTTCGGTATGCATCTTTACCACTCCTGAGTTTCATCGAGAGGTTAATTATTAACACACCTTCTTCCATGCTAGGCTGCTGAAAATAAGAAGAAAGATGCGCGCCTTCAGAAAGATGTGTGCCTTGAGGCTAATCTCAAGGGGATGCTGGCAAATGTATCATGCATAACTGGGAGCCTGGCGCAGATCACCTTTCTTGGATTCAAGTCTGAACAATATCAGAAGGACCTCCTCTTTTGCCTATTAAATCGAACAGCTAATCTGAAGAAGATTGGAGTGCAGTTTCCAGAGAGCGAGGAAGCTGTTGTGAGGTGGGCTTTGCAAAATAGGAAAGCCCCAATCGAGAGAAAATCTACTCTGTATAACCTCCGCTTCTTGGAGTTGGAGTATGGCTCATAGTTTACACATAGGTAGGTAGGTTTGTGCGACATCACATGTACCCTTTCCATGTACATACATTAGTTATAACTTGCTTGTGGACATGACATGGCATCATTGCAATCTTGAGTGGTTGCATTCTTTAAATATTTAGGTGAAAGTTAGAACACAGCGGAGATTTGAGACAAAGTACACTAAAGATTAGATctgtgaaaaaaaaaacagaatagaTGAAAATCTGTGGTGTGGATTCTATTGCATAAGGACAGAGGATTTACTCGGATGAGGCAGCAGAATAGATGAAAATCTGGGGCGTGGATTCCATTGCATGAGGATAGAGGATTCACTCCTCGGATGAGCCAGCAGAATAGACGTAAATCTGGGTCGTGGATTCCATTGCGTAAGGATAGAGGATTCACTCCATGAGCCCTTGTGGTAACAAAACATAAGTTGCTTTATTGCTTCTTGTATAGTTTTCAACAGCTCGGTATAATGTTACACACAGGTAGTACACGAACAATCAAACAAGCATGCCACGCACCAAAACCATTATGCCGTGCATGGTCAGAGAGGGGTGCTGCTGGGTTATGTGGTGATTACTGTGAAGGTTTTGCATAGACCGTCTGCTCGTATTTGCCGTTCCACCTGCATATGGGTGACGTTTAAGGAGTAAATTATCGAGGTTAGATATGTAAAATTTGATTGTGAGAAAATTTTGGATTCAGTCACCTGTTTGAATCATCAGATGGGACTTGGAGCTCATGTTCTGAGCTGAATTGTTTGAAAACACGTTCAATGTCTTCACTCTTCACCTCTTCAATGGTGGTTGGACTCCACTATATTGAGATAATAAAGTAATTCAGAAGAACAAATGTGTGACAAAAATATGCTGGATATCGGAGAGAGGGAAAGAGATACTACTGACCTTAGGGGCATTATCTTTGTCGATGCTCAGAGCTCTAATACCCTGTCACGAGATCAAATGAAATTGGCAAGATGCAGTCAGAAGGTTCATTCAAGTCGAGATAATTCTTATTCGCTGTACAGTCGCAATACCTCATAGACATCACCAGTAACGACAGATCGTAGGATGTTAATTGTTAGTCTGAATTCCTTCTTCAAACATTCAGGAAGACTCTGCTTCCGACCTTCTCTAACCTGCAGAGTTCAAAAGAAATCATAAAACAATGGCTTGCCTTCTGCGAGCAAGCGAATCACAACAATGATATCGCATAAATATATTCCATACAACATTATTTTGCACTACAGTAAATCAATCTTGAACCAAAATAACTATTGATGTGATTATCAATGAGACGTCAATTCTACAATAAGCAAAGGCTGGCAGTGTAAGCACAAATCTACATAAAAAACCAAATATGAAACCAACAAACATTAACAAATCATGGATGGTGCAAGAATTTTTACCGATCGCAGTGTGACCTTCAATGCAGTAGGAGATGATCTTCTCATACTCTTCAGAACTGGAGCTATCCATTGGTTTCCATCGATGCTGGCTTTTGATTCCTACATCAAATAAAATACTGATTTAAGTTATGCAGATAAAAAGAACCATTCATCTCATTATGCGACAGTGGTTTGTACATGACTTCAGAAGGGTGATTTGAGATGATTTTATCTTAGAGGAGCGAAGAATAGTGAGTGTATTGTTTCTGGCTTCCTGCTGTGTAGGTGAACCATAGAACCAGCATGATAAACGAATGATAACATCCTTGTAGAGCTAAAAGGCTAGGTGTTGAGTGAATAAATCaaacttttttatttttcaaaagttTCAGTATCATATGAAGATGTGAAAATTCAGTGCTCCAAAAGGGATCTTCTGATATGTAATAGAATGTAGAACAAGTAATACCCGATTGATAGTGCTGAACAACATATCAAGTAAATTGACAGATTGCATTTTTCAGAGAAGCAATAATGTGAAGAGTTTGCGTCATAAGTGCTGAAGCCTTACAAGTGATTTCACGATCTCCTCAACAGTCTCGGCTGAGAAACATTTGTCGATAGTCGGAAGCCTATCAACAATCGACATCCCCGTGTTAGATTGGTTCCAATGTAATTGAATAATTACTACACTATATTGACTAAGGAAACATGTTTCAAATGAGTAAACCCTAATTTCAACAAATAACAGAATTGTTATATTTCGGAAGAAATAATCATCCTTAACTTGTTCAAAATGCTCTCTTGATCAATTTGAACATCCGTGGAGAATTCCTCAATGACAGCCCGGATAGCAGACTCATCACCTGTGTTTACATTCAGTAGTCGTCTTTCTAGCTCTTCCAATTTCTGCCACAC contains:
- the LOC124663117 gene encoding GDSL esterase/lipase At4g10955-like, which encodes MAMDLATVVDEAVKADAEEEVMVVVEEGGGGGRCGGEAVVVAAADAQVEGHPYAFHVSGPRNLPLPNWREIIRSSWKDPNYKRMAMACFIQAVYLLEIDRQDQKGEEDGLAPKWCKSFKYKVTQTLVDERDGSIYGAILEWDRASALSEFILLRPSGAPRAVLALRGTLLQKPTIKRDLQDDLRFLVWESLKGSVRYTGALEALKAAVDRFGSTNVFVAGHSLGAGFALQVCKDLAKQGIVVDCHLFNPPSVSLAMSLRSMSEKASYLWQKVKASMPSKEEASLDSAKEDGSIKKRLRAEKKWVPHLYVNNSDYICCHYNAPSSTAPSSTGPDGAPDEQQQQRKASEIAGDVVAKLFVTSSKGPQKFMEAHGLEQWWSDGMELLAVSDSKLIHRQLKSLYSSTAAVPPPAKS
- the LOC124663118 gene encoding putative F-box/LRR-repeat protein At4g15060, which produces MPRAPKNRAPAKRKRRRRPRRGKGAAADAPDCFSSLPDDVLLAITSRLPTRLVVSLSALSHRYRNLPAMLPRLDSLLLRAAPFPLPLPATPPRLLRRLDIAPTKRVKPSDFRRAIESAADHGVSELAVRLRRRVCLPKRVFAIRSLTVLSLNTCAVPRLSAVACAALRTLKLHRVFVNQDIVTAILSAATGLDTLEMVFCTGLIGGCTVESSSVKTFLFRPALEQKAVTLTATGLRTITVYTRPKTQKVQLAPSPDVRKAYLHVAKFREKISFRMRPFLDAAARLACLTLRGFSMLLLADEYEDTAKLPVTFQDLRTLSVSLDFSSESEVVLLAKLLESCPNLQQLTVSAAENKKKDARLQKDVCLEANLKGMLANVSCITGSLAQITFLGFKSEQYQKDLLFCLLNRTANLKKIGVQFPESEEAVVRWALQNRKAPIERKSTLYNLRFLELEYGS
- the LOC124665270 gene encoding 3-hydroxyisobutyryl-CoA hydrolase-like protein 5 — protein: MAQEQANPDEVVLGQEINGVRVVTLNRARQLNGISDRVVYILAQLLEKWEKDDDAKLVIFKGAGRAFSAGGDLKMFYEGRSDDSCLEVVYRMYWLCYHIHTYKKTTVALVNGLAMGGGAALVAPLKFAVVTEKTVFATPEASVGLHTDCSFSYIHSRLPGYLGEYLALTGARLSAKEMIAAGLATHFVLSEKLEELERRLLNVNTGDESAIRAVIEEFSTDVQIDQESILNKLPTIDKCFSAETVEEIVKSLESKASIDGNQWIAPVLKSMRRSSPTALKVTLRSVREGRKQSLPECLKKEFRLTINILRSVVTGDVYEGIRALSIDKDNAPKWSPTTIEEVKSEDIERVFKQFSSEHELQVPSDDSNRWNGKYEQTVYAKPSQ